From the Accumulibacter sp. genome, one window contains:
- a CDS encoding IS4 family transposase, with protein MFSQELLQVARLDPKHFTRCRTLTLPTVLSFLLSSVHAAVQSELDQFFANLRNRADSVREVTAQAFYQARYKINALVFGEVNQHLMGLVEEHLPIPRWRGFRVVAVDGSAVRLTMMKDNVRSIVTGMAFGLYLPGIELFLNFRLHEPLSDERQMFFEAIDCLRSDDVLVMDRGFPCRWLVSALTARRIPFCIRCDLSQGFKVVREFLQSGRSEQVVVLRAPNARDAEDYECPATPTTVRLVRVTTPNGRVHVVMTSLLDPVTFPAAAFAELYHGRWRIEEAFKRIKHRLQLEHTSGLSWHAARQDFGAKAVFDNLNALAAYVATHTLLDPGSSYKINRTLEIDKIKRQIGRWLLAATATTRRLKPILEEIALNLQKFVPNRSQPRKPQPKPHLSHAYK; from the coding sequence CTGTTTTCTCAAGAGTTGCTCCAAGTGGCTCGCCTCGACCCCAAACACTTCACCCGCTGCCGTACCCTCACCCTGCCAACCGTCCTCAGTTTTCTGCTCTCCAGCGTCCACGCCGCCGTCCAGTCGGAACTCGATCAGTTCTTCGCCAACCTGCGCAATCGCGCCGACTCGGTCCGTGAGGTCACCGCTCAAGCCTTCTACCAGGCACGTTACAAGATCAACGCGCTGGTGTTCGGCGAGGTCAATCAGCACCTGATGGGACTGGTGGAGGAACACTTGCCGATCCCGCGCTGGAGAGGCTTTCGGGTGGTCGCTGTGGATGGCAGCGCGGTTCGCCTGACGATGATGAAGGACAACGTCCGGTCGATCGTCACAGGCATGGCTTTCGGCCTCTACCTGCCGGGGATCGAGCTGTTCCTGAACTTCCGCCTGCATGAGCCTTTGTCCGATGAGCGTCAGATGTTCTTCGAGGCGATCGATTGTCTGCGCTCCGACGATGTGCTCGTGATGGACCGCGGCTTTCCATGTCGTTGGCTGGTGTCGGCGCTGACGGCACGTCGCATCCCCTTCTGCATCCGCTGCGATTTGTCTCAAGGATTCAAAGTGGTACGCGAGTTCCTGCAGTCCGGTCGAAGCGAGCAGGTCGTCGTCTTGCGCGCGCCCAATGCCCGTGATGCCGAGGACTATGAATGCCCGGCCACGCCGACCACGGTTCGCTTGGTGCGGGTGACGACACCGAACGGACGGGTGCATGTGGTGATGACCTCGCTCCTCGATCCAGTGACCTTTCCCGCCGCCGCGTTTGCCGAGCTGTACCACGGCCGCTGGCGAATCGAAGAGGCGTTCAAACGGATCAAGCACCGGCTGCAACTGGAACATACCTCCGGCTTGTCCTGGCATGCGGCGCGCCAGGATTTCGGCGCCAAGGCGGTCTTCGACAACCTCAACGCACTGGCCGCCTATGTCGCGACCCACACCCTTCTCGACCCCGGTTCGTCCTACAAGATCAACCGCACCTTGGAAATCGACAAGATCAAGCGACAGATCGGTCGTTGGCTCCTGGCTGCAACCGCCACCACTCGCCGCCTCAAGCCCATCCTCGAGGAAATCGCCCTGAACCTCCAGAAGTTCGTCCCCAATCGCTCCCAACCGCGAAAACCGCAGCCGAAACCGCACCTGTCGCACGCCTATAAGTGA
- a CDS encoding IS1634 family transposase, with translation MFVKITTSGPRQYVKLVEAYRDPSGVPRQRVIATLGRIEAVRSGETDSLLNGLLRAAGKPSLEEGTGEVAFAPALSVGDTWLLTALWKELGFADAFRRLLRNRHQFDAEGLLRVMVFNRLCDPESKLGILRWLEGTRVPEVSADSVTHQHLLRTMDTLAEGADRVDDALAALLRPLIDQELAIVFYDLTTIRAEGCTDESEDLRHFGHAKEGGTVRQVMLGVVQTADGLPIHHEVFAGNTGETTTLVPTIEKVLARYPIKRVVLVADRGLLSLDNLEAIRALRVGDQPLEFILAVPARRYGDFDRLLTPFHEKSCRPATAEVFGELKWEGFRLIVAHRPDRASEQGRVRDERIAALERDAAQWAEKLDGQEAGQKHPGKKLSDAGTIARFYKAVADAHLAHIIKVNLASEVFTYEIDERALRRARLMDGKLILVSNVPDSPPAEIVARYKALADIERGFRVLKSEIEIAPVFHRLPDRIRAHALICFLALLLYRVLRLRLKAKASPLSPERALEIARHIQYHQVTLHQRQSASGLSAITPQQKELFDTVALPEPSARRL, from the coding sequence ATGTTCGTGAAGATCACCACGTCCGGCCCGCGCCAGTACGTCAAGCTCGTCGAGGCCTACCGAGACCCCTCCGGGGTACCTCGCCAGCGGGTCATCGCCACCTTGGGGCGCATCGAAGCGGTGCGATCCGGCGAGACCGACTCGTTGCTCAACGGTCTGCTGCGGGCGGCGGGCAAGCCCTCCCTCGAGGAAGGGACCGGCGAGGTCGCCTTTGCACCGGCGCTGTCGGTCGGCGACACCTGGCTGCTGACCGCCCTGTGGAAAGAGTTGGGCTTCGCCGACGCCTTTCGCCGGCTGCTGCGCAATCGCCACCAGTTCGACGCCGAAGGTCTGCTGCGGGTGATGGTGTTCAACCGGCTGTGTGATCCGGAGTCCAAGCTGGGGATCCTGCGCTGGCTGGAGGGCACCCGTGTTCCCGAGGTCAGCGCCGATTCGGTCACCCACCAGCACCTGCTGCGCACGATGGATACTCTGGCGGAGGGTGCCGACCGGGTTGACGACGCTCTGGCAGCTCTCCTGCGGCCGTTGATCGATCAGGAGTTGGCGATCGTCTTCTACGACCTGACGACGATCCGTGCCGAAGGATGCACCGATGAGTCCGAGGACCTGCGGCACTTTGGCCATGCCAAGGAGGGTGGGACGGTACGCCAGGTGATGCTCGGGGTGGTCCAGACGGCGGACGGCTTGCCGATCCATCATGAGGTCTTTGCCGGCAATACCGGCGAGACGACGACGCTGGTGCCGACGATCGAGAAAGTGTTGGCACGCTATCCGATCAAACGCGTGGTACTGGTCGCCGATCGGGGTCTGCTGAGTCTCGACAATCTCGAAGCCATCCGGGCGCTGCGCGTCGGCGATCAGCCGTTGGAGTTCATTCTGGCCGTCCCGGCGCGGCGCTACGGGGATTTTGACCGCCTGCTCACCCCGTTCCACGAGAAGAGTTGCCGGCCGGCGACGGCAGAGGTCTTTGGTGAGCTGAAGTGGGAGGGGTTTCGTCTGATCGTTGCCCATCGCCCCGATAGGGCCAGCGAGCAGGGTCGCGTACGCGATGAGCGCATTGCGGCGCTGGAGAGGGATGCCGCGCAGTGGGCGGAGAAACTCGATGGCCAGGAGGCCGGCCAGAAACACCCGGGCAAGAAGCTGTCAGACGCCGGCACGATCGCCCGTTTCTACAAGGCGGTCGCTGACGCGCATCTGGCGCACATCATCAAGGTCAATCTCGCCTCCGAGGTGTTCACCTACGAGATCGACGAACGGGCGCTGAGGCGCGCGCGGCTCATGGATGGCAAGCTGATCCTCGTTTCCAACGTTCCGGATTCTCCCCCGGCCGAGATCGTGGCGCGCTACAAGGCGCTGGCGGACATCGAACGAGGATTCCGTGTTCTGAAGTCCGAGATCGAAATCGCGCCGGTCTTCCACCGCCTGCCGGATCGCATCCGGGCGCACGCCTTGATCTGCTTCCTGGCATTGCTGCTCTATCGGGTGCTGCGCCTGCGCCTCAAGGCGAAGGCCAGCCCCCTCTCCCCGGAGCGCGCCCTGGAGATCGCCCGCCACATCCAGTACCACCAGGTCACGCTGCATCAACGCCAGTCAGCCTCCGGCCTGTCCGCCATCACCCCCCAACAGAAGGAGCTGTTCGACACCGTCGCCCTGCCCGAGCCCTCCGCTAGACGTCTGTAG
- a CDS encoding NYN domain-containing protein, translating to MKSALFVDFDNVYSGLRRLDQGTADQFARTPTAWMNWLIESLELPAPTRPGARRRILVRRCYLNPQAYQRFRPSFNLAGFEIVDCPAMTSEGKTSTDIHMVLDIVDLLQQETHYDEFIVFSADADFTPVLRKLRRWDRRTTVLAIGFPSAAYRASADLLIDQDEFVRKALAFGEVVTEPPPVEISPTPELASSALTLIRQAVKEAPAPVPLARLAAALLRTIEDLDASSWGSFGSFRALIDSLDLTPLAVTWEGGGTIYDPKRHSRPATLSAGTSAGKPNGVQVKIEDLIRTEISRAPQPVPCGRLATLILGQDSSLASDWAGKGTFRKFVESLNVKPVQFNWNGSGGVAFDPSRHAVPSEVAAEPENEWADKTLLELARHIHELTDVPLLSPKRYRNLIEMISIDVLGSSFNLVETGKRVRDRCRDSGLPVSRADVNHVLRGLLMRGHTFDEGPNDALTLCRKLADNIRSLCLREQIMLDATMASAIENWIAGGDSQ from the coding sequence ATGAAAAGCGCTTTGTTCGTTGATTTTGACAACGTCTATTCCGGTCTGCGCCGCCTTGACCAGGGAACCGCCGATCAGTTTGCACGCACGCCGACGGCCTGGATGAATTGGCTGATCGAGTCCCTGGAACTGCCGGCTCCAACTCGGCCCGGTGCCAGGCGCCGTATCCTTGTGCGGCGCTGTTATCTGAATCCCCAGGCTTATCAACGATTCCGCCCCTCGTTCAATCTGGCCGGCTTTGAAATCGTCGATTGTCCGGCAATGACCAGCGAGGGCAAGACCAGCACCGACATCCACATGGTCCTGGACATCGTCGATCTGCTTCAACAGGAAACCCATTACGACGAGTTCATCGTCTTTTCTGCTGACGCTGACTTCACTCCGGTGCTGCGCAAGCTGCGGCGCTGGGACCGGCGAACGACAGTGCTGGCCATTGGCTTCCCCTCGGCGGCCTACCGGGCATCGGCTGACCTGTTGATTGATCAGGATGAGTTTGTGAGGAAGGCTCTGGCCTTCGGCGAGGTAGTCACTGAACCGCCTCCGGTGGAAATCAGCCCAACCCCCGAGTTGGCATCATCAGCTCTGACTCTGATCCGCCAGGCGGTCAAGGAAGCGCCGGCCCCGGTCCCCCTCGCCAGGCTGGCAGCGGCACTGCTTCGGACGATCGAAGACCTTGATGCGTCGTCATGGGGCAGCTTCGGTAGTTTTCGCGCTTTGATCGATTCTTTGGACCTCACGCCCTTGGCTGTCACCTGGGAGGGCGGCGGAACGATCTATGACCCCAAGCGCCATTCGCGGCCAGCGACGCTCAGTGCTGGAACGAGCGCTGGCAAGCCCAACGGAGTGCAGGTCAAGATCGAGGACCTGATCAGGACGGAGATCTCCAGAGCCCCGCAGCCGGTACCCTGCGGACGATTGGCGACGCTGATCCTCGGACAGGACAGTTCTCTGGCATCAGACTGGGCAGGCAAGGGAACATTTCGCAAGTTTGTCGAATCGCTGAACGTAAAGCCAGTCCAGTTCAACTGGAATGGTTCCGGCGGAGTGGCCTTCGACCCGAGCCGTCATGCTGTGCCCTCTGAAGTTGCAGCTGAACCGGAAAATGAGTGGGCAGACAAAACTCTGCTCGAGTTGGCAAGACACATCCATGAACTCACCGATGTACCTCTGCTCTCCCCAAAGAGATACCGAAACCTGATCGAAATGATCTCGATCGATGTGCTCGGCAGCTCGTTCAATCTCGTGGAGACCGGCAAGCGTGTCCGCGACCGATGCCGCGATTCCGGGTTGCCGGTCAGCCGTGCGGATGTCAATCATGTCTTGCGGGGCTTGTTGATGCGAGGCCACACCTTTGATGAAGGTCCCAATGACGCGCTTACCCTGTGCAGGAAGCTGGCGGACAACATCCGTTCGCTCTGCCTGCGCGAGCAGATTATGCTGGATGCCACGATGGCCAGTGCTATCGAAAACTGGATAGCAGGCGGAGATTCCCAGTGA
- a CDS encoding PDDEXK nuclease domain-containing protein encodes MRDVRVLPVDYAAWLSGIKQHVQNVQQRAVLAVNRELVLLYWQIGRDILERQQAQGWGAKVIDQLARDLTAAFPDMKGFSRRNLLYMRSFAEAWPEPTFVQEVLAQLPWYHQVTLLDKLKTRSDREWYLAKAIEHGWSRNVMWHHISTALHLRSGNAVTNFEQRLPRPDSELAQQTLKDPYLFDFLGVSEDALERDIEGAMVRHITKLLMELGEGFAFAGRQVHVEVADEDFYIDLLFYNYRLHRFLVVELKGGAFKPEHAGQLNFYVTLVDERLKSADDQPTIGLLLCKQQHRIVAEYALRGMTQPIGVAEYKLQLPDDLARYLPSIEQIEAELQDEAASDDEDAPA; translated from the coding sequence ATGCGTGATGTCCGCGTGCTGCCAGTCGATTACGCCGCCTGGCTGTCCGGTATCAAGCAGCACGTCCAGAACGTCCAGCAGAGGGCTGTGCTTGCCGTCAATCGCGAGCTGGTCTTGCTGTATTGGCAGATCGGCCGCGACATCCTGGAACGTCAGCAAGCTCAGGGCTGGGGTGCGAAGGTTATCGATCAGCTTGCCAGGGACTTGACGGCGGCGTTTCCCGACATGAAGGGATTCTCGCGTCGAAACCTGCTCTACATGCGCAGTTTCGCCGAGGCGTGGCCAGAGCCGACATTTGTGCAAGAGGTACTTGCACAATTGCCGTGGTATCACCAGGTGACCCTGCTGGACAAGCTGAAGACGCGCTCAGACCGTGAATGGTATCTCGCCAAGGCTATCGAGCACGGCTGGTCGCGCAATGTGATGTGGCATCATATTTCCACAGCGCTGCACTTGCGATCCGGTAACGCGGTGACCAACTTCGAACAACGCTTGCCGCGGCCGGATTCCGAACTGGCGCAGCAAACCCTGAAGGATCCCTACCTCTTCGATTTTCTCGGCGTGTCCGAAGATGCGCTGGAACGGGACATTGAGGGCGCGATGGTGCGCCATATCACCAAGCTGCTGATGGAACTGGGTGAGGGCTTTGCCTTCGCCGGCCGCCAGGTGCATGTCGAGGTGGCGGACGAGGATTTCTACATCGATCTGCTGTTCTACAATTACCGCCTGCACCGCTTCCTGGTGGTGGAGCTCAAGGGCGGCGCCTTCAAGCCGGAACACGCCGGGCAACTCAATTTCTACGTCACGCTGGTGGATGAGCGGCTGAAGAGTGCCGACGACCAGCCCACCATCGGCTTGCTGCTCTGCAAGCAGCAGCATCGCATCGTTGCCGAATACGCCCTGCGCGGCATGACGCAGCCCATTGGCGTGGCGGAATACAAGCTGCAATTGCCGGATGATCTGGCGCGCTATCTCCCCAGCATCGAGCAGATCGAGGCCGAGTTGCAGGACGAGGCAGCGTCGGATGACGAGGACGCGCCAGCATGA
- the pglZ gene encoding BREX-1 system phosphatase PglZ type A has translation MSQQRITDALTTAFSSHSIVFWHDADGEFSFSVRNLLPEGIELLYLDDLPALAIKLKVERATPRARFLLYSAKPVPDPTSDWLLDVRLRSRSFHADNASILLEDLGLSSQQLRAHLKERAKFLKSRDRVDRLKRWVVPNDAARDLDRKMIAVLARAEQPDLSGILLRLFSALVQDGVANLDAEPKAWSEIVANDLMDSFWVLVEQEMGYRDAAPTLRDLLFRILVTDFSRTVSGACPAQLSHFILNDKARAANASVLVAGWRSHMQHFGSYDALSGKVARELGLTAVIAGLPAESLAESMTFEEVERRIIQDLKGRIIAGAGADMDSLRGLIARRRDGHWANKLLAHSSATTRALASCYDALEAAAGFFELKEKFSAGFGFANAEAGLTAYQSVLFRFDQLYRQINHAADGVEPMGWALLHELRERIESAYSGWFVPQLGSAWSKVLEGSDGLLSRWKTGAWDNQPDFFEQHVMAHLEAGIRRVFVVISDAFRYEAAEEVVREINGKSRFKAALTAMLGVLPSYTALGMASLLPHHTLAYKLNSNLDVMADDALVSTLEQRSAHLSKYQGVAVKADELLSMGKDKGREFVRDHRVIYVYHDRIDLLGDKQGSEGQTFDAVAQTLTELNQIATFIVNSLNGSLVLITADHGFLYQESVLDEADKSTLGDKPAGTLRAKKRYLLGQGIGESSKAWCGNTAITAGTTAGEGSMDFWLPKGAARFHFAGGARFVHGSAMPQEIVIPVITLRESENQSARTRAVEFSLLGSSNKVVTNKQRFEFIQTEPVSERVLARSILVSLRDGETMISDEQSVTFDSSSGLIDERKRSVILTIRSGQYDKSKDHFLIARDTQTRVEVMRIPLKVDLAFANDF, from the coding sequence ATGAGCCAGCAACGCATCACCGACGCGCTCACCACAGCGTTCTCCAGCCATTCGATTGTCTTCTGGCACGATGCCGACGGCGAGTTCTCTTTCTCGGTCAGGAACCTCTTGCCCGAGGGTATCGAACTGCTCTATCTCGACGACCTGCCGGCCCTGGCCATCAAGCTCAAAGTCGAGCGCGCGACGCCTCGGGCCAGGTTCCTCCTCTACAGCGCCAAACCGGTTCCCGACCCGACCAGCGACTGGCTGCTGGACGTCCGGCTGCGCAGCAGGAGCTTCCACGCCGATAACGCGTCGATCCTGCTGGAGGATCTCGGCCTGAGCTCGCAGCAACTGCGAGCACACCTGAAGGAACGCGCCAAATTCCTCAAGTCCAGGGACCGCGTCGACCGCCTCAAGCGCTGGGTTGTACCCAACGATGCCGCCAGGGATCTTGACCGCAAGATGATCGCGGTATTGGCAAGAGCCGAGCAACCGGACCTTTCCGGCATACTCCTGCGGCTCTTCTCTGCCCTCGTCCAGGACGGCGTCGCCAATCTGGATGCCGAACCGAAAGCATGGTCCGAGATTGTCGCCAATGACCTGATGGACTCGTTCTGGGTCCTGGTCGAGCAGGAAATGGGGTATCGCGATGCCGCGCCGACGCTTCGGGATCTTCTGTTCCGGATCCTGGTGACGGATTTTTCGCGGACCGTCAGCGGGGCCTGTCCTGCGCAGTTGTCGCATTTCATCCTCAACGACAAGGCACGCGCGGCGAATGCCTCGGTCTTGGTCGCCGGATGGCGCTCACACATGCAGCACTTCGGCAGCTACGACGCCTTGTCCGGCAAGGTGGCTCGCGAACTGGGGCTGACCGCGGTAATTGCCGGTCTGCCCGCTGAATCGCTGGCGGAATCGATGACTTTCGAGGAGGTCGAGCGGCGCATCATCCAGGACCTCAAGGGCCGCATCATCGCCGGTGCCGGTGCCGACATGGACAGCTTGCGCGGATTGATCGCCCGTCGTCGCGACGGCCATTGGGCCAACAAGCTGCTGGCGCACTCCAGCGCGACGACACGCGCCTTGGCGTCGTGTTACGACGCGCTGGAAGCGGCGGCCGGCTTCTTCGAGCTGAAGGAGAAGTTCAGCGCCGGATTCGGTTTCGCCAACGCCGAGGCCGGCTTGACGGCGTACCAGTCCGTGCTGTTCCGCTTCGATCAGCTCTACCGGCAGATCAACCATGCTGCTGATGGTGTCGAGCCGATGGGTTGGGCCTTGCTGCATGAGCTTCGGGAGCGCATCGAGAGCGCCTATTCGGGTTGGTTCGTGCCGCAGTTGGGCTCTGCCTGGAGCAAGGTGCTCGAGGGCAGCGACGGGCTCCTGTCACGCTGGAAGACCGGTGCCTGGGACAATCAGCCGGACTTCTTCGAGCAGCACGTCATGGCGCATCTGGAGGCAGGAATCCGCCGGGTGTTCGTAGTGATCTCCGACGCGTTCCGCTATGAGGCGGCAGAAGAGGTGGTGCGCGAGATCAACGGCAAGAGCCGCTTCAAGGCGGCCCTGACAGCCATGCTCGGGGTGCTGCCGAGTTATACCGCGCTCGGCATGGCGTCGCTGTTGCCGCACCATACGCTGGCCTACAAGCTGAACAGCAACCTCGACGTGATGGCCGACGATGCCTTGGTTTCCACGCTGGAGCAGCGTAGCGCACATCTCTCCAAATATCAGGGCGTTGCTGTCAAGGCCGATGAACTGCTGTCCATGGGCAAGGACAAGGGCCGGGAATTTGTTCGCGACCACCGGGTGATCTATGTCTATCACGACAGGATCGACCTGCTGGGCGACAAGCAAGGCTCGGAGGGGCAGACCTTCGACGCCGTAGCGCAGACGCTGACGGAACTGAATCAGATCGCCACCTTCATCGTCAACAGCCTCAACGGATCGCTGGTGCTGATCACGGCCGATCACGGCTTTCTTTATCAGGAGTCCGTGCTTGACGAGGCGGACAAGTCCACACTTGGTGACAAGCCGGCAGGGACGCTACGGGCGAAGAAGCGCTACCTGCTGGGGCAAGGGATCGGCGAGAGCAGCAAGGCATGGTGCGGCAATACGGCCATCACGGCGGGGACGACAGCGGGTGAGGGCAGCATGGATTTCTGGCTGCCCAAAGGCGCCGCCCGGTTTCACTTTGCCGGCGGCGCCCGCTTTGTGCATGGCAGCGCCATGCCGCAGGAGATCGTAATCCCGGTGATCACGCTGCGCGAAAGTGAAAACCAGTCAGCCAGGACGCGCGCGGTGGAGTTCAGCTTGCTGGGCTCGTCGAACAAGGTGGTCACCAACAAGCAGCGCTTCGAATTCATTCAGACCGAACCGGTTTCGGAACGGGTATTGGCAAGATCTATACTGGTCTCCCTGCGTGACGGCGAGACGATGATCAGCGACGAGCAGTCCGTGACCTTCGACAGTAGTTCCGGCCTGATTGACGAACGCAAGCGCTCGGTGATCCTGACCATCCGGTCCGGTCAATACGACAAGAGCAAAGACCATTTCCTGATTGCCCGTGACACCCAAACCAGGGTCGAAGTGATGCGGATTCCGCTCAAGGTGGATCTGGCCTTCGCCAACGACTTCTAG
- a CDS encoding IS4 family transposase gives MPRSSRRGLVLRRRDRSAAGLRKKKQIPKPTRLGDAVRLVAQLGGYIGRAKDPSPGHQIMWHGYSVLQSLREGLSLRLWTSDDNKTCG, from the coding sequence GTGCCCCGATCTTCCCGCCGAGGTCTTGTTCTCCGACGCCGAGATCGAAGTGCTGCAGGCCTACGCAAAAAAAAACAAATCCCCAAGCCCACTCGGCTCGGCGACGCCGTTCGTCTCGTAGCCCAACTCGGCGGATACATTGGCCGCGCCAAAGACCCCTCTCCAGGGCATCAAATCATGTGGCACGGCTATTCGGTCCTGCAATCGCTGCGCGAAGGGCTCTCGCTCCGGCTCTGGACTTCGGATGACAACAAGACTTGCGGGTAA
- the brxL gene encoding protease Lon-related BREX system protein BrxL: MTEQLPENDANLDALLNRHFAGKVVRKDLTKLIKEGANVPVYVLEYLLGMYCASDDQATIDSGLVNVKRILTENYVRPDEAEKVKSKIRESGSYKVIDKVTVKLNEKRDVYEALLSNLGVRNAEISDTYVRQFEKLLVGGIWCIVTLQYRFEENQKGSPFQVTDLKPIQMPNMDMQGLFEGRKAFTEALWIDALIRSTGMEPSCFKERVKWHLLARMIPLVENNYNFCELGPRGTGKSHIYKEISPNSILVSGGQTTVANLFYNMAARKVGLVGLWDVVAFDEVAGINFKDQDGVQIMKDFMASGSFSRGREAISANAAMVFVGNLPQGQTVESLVKTSHLFRPFPDVMIDSAFFDRFHAYVPGWEIPKMRPEFFTNQYGLIVDYLAEYLREMRKYTFADAIDKWFKLGNNLNQRDTIAVRRTVSGLLKLICPAGDYDKAIVRKCLEYALEVRRRVKEQLKKIGGMEFYDVHFSYIDLEDSQERFVAVPEQSSGALIPDGRLAPGALHTISMGTSEMPGIYRIEIQTIAGGGKVSASGAAPREPVRVAFDYFKANSSRISASIKPSEHDFHLQLVELQNAGPPQSFTLASFIALCSAALGRPVQSQMAIMGDMSLGGTVVQVRNLAESLQVSFDAGAKKILLPMSSVGDIPSVPGELFAKFQTSFYSDPVDAVFKAIGVE; the protein is encoded by the coding sequence ATGACCGAACAACTCCCCGAGAACGATGCCAATCTCGATGCCTTGCTGAATCGGCATTTCGCCGGCAAGGTGGTGCGCAAGGATCTGACCAAGCTGATCAAGGAAGGGGCGAATGTTCCCGTCTATGTCCTGGAATACCTGCTCGGGATGTACTGCGCGTCCGATGATCAGGCGACCATCGACTCCGGTCTGGTCAACGTAAAGCGGATTCTCACTGAGAACTACGTTCGGCCCGACGAAGCCGAGAAAGTCAAGTCGAAGATTCGCGAGAGCGGCAGTTACAAGGTCATCGACAAGGTGACGGTCAAGCTCAACGAAAAGCGCGATGTCTATGAGGCGCTGCTGTCCAATCTTGGGGTCAGGAATGCCGAGATTTCCGACACCTACGTTCGCCAGTTTGAAAAGCTGCTGGTGGGCGGCATCTGGTGCATCGTGACGCTCCAGTATCGATTCGAGGAGAACCAAAAGGGCTCACCATTCCAGGTCACCGATCTGAAACCGATCCAGATGCCCAACATGGACATGCAAGGACTGTTTGAAGGGCGCAAGGCATTTACGGAAGCACTCTGGATTGACGCTCTGATCCGCTCAACGGGCATGGAGCCCTCCTGCTTCAAGGAACGGGTGAAGTGGCATTTGCTGGCGCGGATGATTCCGCTGGTCGAGAATAACTACAACTTTTGCGAGCTTGGCCCGCGCGGTACGGGCAAGAGCCACATCTACAAGGAAATCAGCCCGAACAGCATTCTGGTCTCGGGTGGGCAGACCACGGTCGCCAACCTGTTCTACAACATGGCGGCACGCAAGGTCGGCCTGGTCGGCCTGTGGGACGTGGTGGCCTTCGATGAAGTGGCCGGGATCAACTTCAAGGATCAGGACGGCGTCCAGATCATGAAGGACTTCATGGCCAGCGGATCATTCTCGCGGGGACGCGAGGCGATCAGCGCGAACGCGGCGATGGTCTTCGTTGGCAACCTCCCCCAGGGGCAGACGGTCGAGTCGCTGGTCAAGACCAGCCATCTGTTCAGACCCTTCCCCGATGTGATGATCGACTCGGCGTTCTTTGACCGCTTCCACGCCTATGTGCCTGGCTGGGAGATCCCGAAAATGCGCCCGGAGTTTTTCACGAACCAGTACGGGCTGATCGTCGATTACCTGGCCGAGTACCTGCGCGAAATGCGCAAGTACACCTTTGCCGACGCGATCGACAAGTGGTTCAAGCTCGGCAACAACCTGAATCAGCGCGACACCATTGCCGTACGCCGGACGGTGTCGGGCCTGCTGAAGTTGATCTGTCCCGCTGGCGATTACGACAAGGCGATCGTGCGCAAGTGTCTTGAGTACGCGCTGGAAGTCCGCCGGCGCGTCAAGGAGCAGCTCAAGAAGATCGGCGGCATGGAGTTTTACGACGTCCACTTCTCCTACATCGATCTTGAGGATAGCCAGGAGCGTTTTGTTGCCGTTCCAGAGCAGTCGAGCGGCGCGTTGATTCCGGATGGCCGCCTCGCGCCGGGCGCACTGCACACGATCAGCATGGGTACCTCCGAAATGCCGGGGATCTACCGCATCGAAATCCAAACCATTGCTGGCGGCGGCAAGGTGTCGGCGTCGGGTGCTGCACCACGCGAACCGGTGCGGGTTGCCTTCGACTACTTCAAGGCCAACTCTTCACGCATCAGTGCATCGATCAAGCCGAGCGAACACGATTTCCACCTTCAGCTGGTCGAGTTACAGAATGCCGGCCCGCCGCAGTCATTCACCCTGGCCAGCTTCATTGCACTGTGCTCGGCCGCGCTGGGCCGCCCGGTTCAGTCGCAGATGGCGATCATGGGTGACATGAGCCTTGGCGGTACGGTGGTGCAGGTGCGCAATCTTGCGGAAAGTTTGCAGGTTTCGTTTGACGCCGGGGCGAAGAAGATACTGTTGCCGATGTCCAGCGTTGGGGATATTCCGAGTGTGCCGGGGGAACTGTTCGCCAAGTTCCAGACCAGTTTCTATTCCGACCCCGTGGATGCGGTATTCAAAGCGATTGGGGTCGAGTGA